A window from Mycolicibacterium tokaiense encodes these proteins:
- a CDS encoding diguanylate cyclase domain-containing protein translates to MLRFATPLVVFPVLYALSVLVGRATRLGGGEVALVWPAAAVGVIWLLSTRRAPRWERLLHLGLLAAVALIMNVATGGSWSLALWFSLVNVVLSVITVEMLAFGRDEVALRDPADFARLIVAVGTGTVCAAVLATGYFVVALDAPLWETFALFAVRNGATALLGLSVWLVWRHRPPRQMRFGMTSIGEAVLVAGGLTFVFFWTFWLNFTVPTAFLTLVPAMWVALRYSTTISTAFLLAAGVWIIYATLANRGFPVTDMHIRALLAQAVICSLNLVVLTLSLYRDSRTRLIAELEQARDRADHLATHDPLTGLANRALFTERLEHALAQAQDGASNGLGLIFLDLDGFKAVNDTWGHVEGDEVLLEVAKRVETAIQHTDTAARLGGDEFAVLRPGTADVAQLEVLAEYLRTELRRPIPLRVGVVCDRLSVSVGVVTSRTNCDVEVLLRRADALMYHAKRNGKDCVVSIDASSEVGTGEETPA, encoded by the coding sequence ATGCTGCGCTTCGCGACGCCGCTGGTGGTCTTTCCCGTGCTCTACGCGCTGTCGGTGCTGGTCGGACGCGCCACCCGACTGGGCGGCGGCGAAGTTGCGCTGGTGTGGCCCGCGGCGGCGGTCGGCGTCATCTGGCTGCTGTCGACCCGGCGCGCACCTCGGTGGGAGCGCCTGCTGCATCTCGGTCTCCTTGCTGCCGTGGCGTTGATCATGAACGTGGCCACGGGTGGATCGTGGTCTCTTGCTCTGTGGTTCAGCCTGGTCAACGTCGTCCTGTCGGTGATCACCGTCGAGATGCTGGCGTTCGGCCGCGACGAGGTGGCACTCCGGGATCCCGCCGACTTCGCCCGTCTGATCGTGGCGGTGGGCACAGGTACGGTGTGCGCCGCAGTATTGGCGACGGGGTACTTCGTCGTCGCCCTCGATGCGCCCCTGTGGGAGACGTTCGCGCTGTTCGCGGTGCGCAACGGGGCGACCGCGCTGCTGGGGCTGTCGGTCTGGCTGGTGTGGCGGCACCGGCCTCCGCGGCAGATGCGTTTCGGCATGACGTCGATCGGCGAAGCGGTACTGGTGGCCGGCGGCCTGACGTTCGTCTTCTTCTGGACGTTCTGGCTGAATTTCACAGTCCCGACGGCATTCCTGACCCTGGTGCCGGCCATGTGGGTCGCGCTGCGCTACAGCACCACGATCAGCACGGCCTTCCTGCTGGCCGCGGGCGTGTGGATCATCTACGCCACGCTCGCGAACCGAGGCTTCCCGGTGACCGACATGCATATCCGGGCACTGCTGGCGCAGGCCGTGATCTGCAGCCTGAATCTGGTGGTCCTGACCCTGTCGCTGTACCGCGACTCGCGGACCCGCCTGATCGCCGAGCTGGAACAGGCCCGCGATCGGGCCGACCACCTGGCCACCCACGACCCGCTGACCGGGCTGGCCAACCGCGCTCTGTTCACCGAGCGGCTGGAGCACGCCCTGGCCCAGGCGCAGGACGGGGCCTCGAACGGGTTGGGCCTGATCTTCCTCGACCTGGACGGCTTCAAAGCCGTCAACGACACCTGGGGTCACGTCGAAGGTGACGAGGTGCTCCTGGAGGTCGCGAAGCGGGTCGAGACGGCGATCCAGCACACCGACACCGCGGCCCGCCTCGGCGGCGACGAGTTCGCGGTGCTGCGCCCCGGAACCGCCGACGTGGCGCAATTGGAGGTGCTCGCCGAGTATCTGCGCACCGAACTCCGCCGGCCGATCCCCCTGCGCGTCGGCGTTGTCTGCGACCGACTGTCGGTCAGTGTGGGTGTGGTGACCTCGCGTACCAACTGTGATGTCGAGGTGCTGCTACGGCGCGCGGATGCCTTGATGTACCACGCCAAGCGGAATGGGAAAGACTGCGTCGTCAGCATCGATGCGTCGTCGGAAGTGGGCACAGGAGAAGAAACTCCGGCGTAG
- a CDS encoding APC family permease translates to MTTQTEGRRLNGHLGPIGIVFMVVAAAAPLTVIGGNMPLAMGLGNGAGAPVGFVIAALVLLVFSVGFVTMTPYVPEAGAFFSYVTLGLGQRLGKGVAVVALIAYTAIQIGIYGYIGWAIGDTVQFYGGPQLPWPIYSFVILAIVAVLGYRHIDLSAKVLGLALALEIGIVVVLDLVMVTNPGPAGVTLASFSPSVFTQGTIGIAILFALTGFIGFEATAVFRDEARDPERTIPIATYAAVIIIGAFYAITVWAFVVAIGPDNVTAVANQTLDGEGNMLLDTTETMLGTIGRDIVNVLLLTSLFACVLSFHNVIARYQFVLSRKGLLPSRLAAVHDGHESPAFSSVVQTITAAIIVAILAVLGIDPLVGVFGSMAGVATVGMVILMLTTSVAVLVFFLRNKDRVSGVWQTRIAPGLAVLGLLGCLWLVLSNFTLVTGGSVGLSTVLAAIPFLGLVIGALAWKPSTSISS, encoded by the coding sequence ATGACAACTCAGACCGAAGGGCGGCGTCTCAACGGGCACCTGGGCCCCATCGGAATCGTCTTCATGGTGGTGGCCGCCGCCGCCCCGCTGACTGTGATCGGCGGCAACATGCCGCTGGCCATGGGGCTGGGCAACGGCGCCGGCGCCCCGGTCGGCTTCGTCATCGCCGCCCTGGTGCTGCTGGTGTTCAGCGTCGGCTTCGTGACCATGACTCCGTATGTACCCGAGGCCGGCGCCTTCTTCTCCTACGTCACCCTGGGCCTCGGCCAACGGCTGGGCAAAGGTGTGGCCGTGGTGGCCCTGATCGCTTACACCGCCATCCAGATCGGCATCTACGGCTACATCGGCTGGGCCATCGGCGACACGGTGCAGTTCTACGGCGGCCCGCAATTGCCCTGGCCCATTTACTCTTTCGTGATTCTCGCGATTGTCGCGGTGCTGGGCTACCGACACATCGACCTGAGCGCCAAGGTGCTGGGCCTGGCGCTGGCCCTGGAGATCGGCATCGTTGTGGTGCTGGATCTGGTGATGGTGACCAACCCCGGGCCGGCCGGCGTCACCCTCGCGTCCTTCAGTCCCTCGGTGTTCACCCAAGGCACCATTGGCATCGCAATCCTGTTCGCGCTCACCGGGTTCATCGGCTTCGAAGCGACCGCGGTGTTCCGCGACGAGGCGCGCGACCCCGAGCGCACCATCCCCATCGCCACCTACGCCGCGGTGATCATCATCGGTGCCTTCTACGCGATCACGGTGTGGGCCTTCGTCGTCGCCATCGGTCCCGACAACGTCACGGCGGTGGCCAACCAGACTCTCGACGGTGAGGGCAACATGCTGCTGGACACCACCGAGACCATGCTCGGGACCATCGGCCGCGACATCGTCAACGTGCTGCTGCTGACCAGCCTGTTCGCCTGCGTGCTGTCCTTCCACAACGTGATCGCCCGCTATCAGTTCGTGCTGTCGCGCAAGGGCCTGCTGCCGTCGCGGTTGGCGGCCGTGCACGACGGGCACGAGTCACCGGCGTTCTCCTCTGTGGTGCAGACCATCACCGCGGCCATCATCGTCGCGATCCTGGCCGTGCTGGGCATCGACCCGCTGGTCGGGGTGTTCGGCTCGATGGCCGGTGTCGCCACCGTCGGCATGGTCATCCTGATGCTCACCACCTCGGTGGCCGTGCTGGTGTTCTTCCTGCGCAACAAGGACCGGGTGTCGGGGGTGTGGCAGACCCGCATCGCGCCCGGGCTGGCCGTGCTCGGACTGCTGGGCTGCCTGTGGCTGGTGCTGTCGAACTTCACCCTGGTCACCGGCGGCAGCGTCGGGTTGAGCACGGTGCTGGCGGCCATCCCGTTCCTCGGCCTGGTCATCGGCGCGCTGGCGTGGAAGCCGTCGACGTCGATCTCGTCCTGA
- a CDS encoding TetR/AcrR family transcriptional regulator has product MARPNRQQERRGEILDAAIALIERHDLATLKLADVAGELGLTTNAVRYYFKDMPALLSELALRSDVRFYDARLELGNQTDDLRTQLALTIAAGLPTGPEDAEWRAIWRAVLAAGFELDQRADVQGIYHRQVDLYTDLLTTGAATSAFTLQSPARDIAMTLMAMEDYFGYRIVARDPQVSRGHALRLMRQYAELATGTSLPALT; this is encoded by the coding sequence GTGGCACGGCCCAACCGGCAGCAAGAACGCCGCGGCGAGATCCTCGACGCCGCGATCGCCTTGATCGAGCGCCATGACCTGGCCACATTGAAGCTGGCCGACGTGGCCGGCGAACTGGGGCTGACCACCAACGCGGTGCGGTACTACTTCAAGGACATGCCGGCACTGCTGTCGGAGTTGGCGCTGCGCTCCGACGTCCGCTTCTACGACGCCCGGCTGGAACTGGGCAACCAGACCGACGATCTACGCACGCAGCTGGCCCTGACCATCGCGGCCGGCCTCCCCACCGGCCCCGAAGACGCCGAGTGGCGGGCCATCTGGCGCGCAGTGCTGGCCGCGGGCTTCGAACTGGACCAGCGCGCCGACGTGCAGGGCATCTATCACCGTCAGGTGGACCTTTACACCGATCTGCTGACCACCGGCGCCGCCACGTCCGCCTTCACGCTGCAGTCGCCGGCGCGCGATATCGCCATGACGTTGATGGCCATGGAGGACTACTTCGGCTACCGCATCGTGGCCCGCGATCCTCAGGTCAGCCGAGGGCACGCGCTACGGCTGATGCGCCAATACGCTGAATTGGCAACAGGAACCTCTCTACCTGCACTGACCTGA
- a CDS encoding ECF transporter S component, with product MDQQTITQPSALRWRVVDIVVASVLAVASGLVFVFWNVAYNPISEPLSALLPGLQGLLGGGWLFAGVLTALVIRKPGAALYGELVAATVSALVGNQWGVLTIESGLVQGLGAELIFAIFLYRRWNLPVAVLAGVAAGLALGINELFLYYPGSTTAFAVIYTGSAMISGALIAGVLSWFVVRGLAKTGALSRFASGRTATAR from the coding sequence ATGGACCAACAGACCATCACGCAACCCTCGGCGCTGCGCTGGCGTGTCGTCGACATCGTCGTGGCCAGTGTGCTCGCGGTGGCCTCCGGCCTGGTGTTCGTGTTCTGGAACGTGGCCTACAACCCCATCTCCGAACCGCTCAGCGCGCTGCTGCCCGGGCTGCAGGGTCTCCTGGGCGGAGGCTGGCTGTTCGCCGGGGTGCTGACTGCGCTGGTGATCCGCAAGCCCGGCGCCGCGCTCTACGGCGAGCTGGTGGCGGCCACCGTCTCGGCACTGGTCGGCAACCAGTGGGGGGTGCTCACCATCGAGTCCGGCCTGGTGCAGGGGCTCGGCGCTGAGCTCATCTTCGCCATCTTCCTCTACCGCCGCTGGAACCTGCCGGTGGCCGTATTGGCCGGTGTGGCAGCCGGTCTCGCGCTCGGCATCAACGAACTCTTCCTCTACTACCCGGGTTCCACCACGGCGTTTGCCGTCATCTACACCGGGTCGGCCATGATCTCCGGCGCTCTGATCGCGGGCGTGCTGTCCTGGTTCGTGGTCCGCGGCCTGGCCAAAACCGGTGCGCTGAGCCGGTTTGCCTCCGGCCGGACCGCGACCGCGCGGTGA
- a CDS encoding MBL fold metallo-hydrolase: MATPITADRHRFGIGVVGGPTVVVDYAGVRFVTDPTFDPPCDFGAMTKLKGPAVAAEDIGEVDAVLLSHDDHKDNLDEAGRAFAAAAPRLLTGPGAAARLGGNAVGLDTWEAATIGAVTVTALPAVHGPLDGTRDASGHVNAEVTGFLLQANNFPSVYISGDNASLKPVAQIARRFPDIEVAVLFAGASRLPAKNQGRPLTLTGPRAADVTAVLNVPRVVIAHIEGWSVYSETIDDVRTGFDEAGLSDRLVPAESGVWALTG; this comes from the coding sequence ATGGCCACCCCGATCACCGCAGACCGGCACCGCTTCGGAATCGGCGTGGTGGGCGGCCCCACGGTGGTGGTCGATTACGCGGGCGTCCGTTTCGTCACCGATCCCACCTTCGACCCGCCATGCGACTTCGGCGCCATGACGAAGCTGAAAGGTCCCGCCGTCGCAGCCGAGGACATCGGCGAGGTGGACGCGGTACTGCTGAGCCACGACGACCACAAAGACAACCTCGACGAGGCCGGACGGGCCTTCGCCGCGGCCGCGCCGCGCCTGCTCACCGGCCCTGGTGCGGCTGCCCGGCTCGGGGGTAACGCCGTAGGGCTGGACACCTGGGAGGCCGCGACCATCGGCGCGGTGACGGTGACGGCGCTGCCCGCGGTGCACGGCCCGCTGGACGGCACCCGTGACGCCTCCGGTCACGTCAACGCCGAGGTCACCGGTTTCCTGTTGCAGGCCAACAACTTTCCCTCCGTGTACATCAGCGGTGACAATGCATCGCTGAAACCCGTGGCTCAGATCGCGCGACGGTTCCCGGACATCGAAGTGGCCGTGCTGTTCGCCGGGGCGTCCCGACTGCCCGCCAAGAACCAGGGCAGGCCGCTGACGCTCACCGGCCCGCGCGCTGCCGACGTCACCGCCGTGCTGAACGTGCCGCGAGTGGTGATCGCGCATATCGAAGGGTGGTCGGTCTACAGCGAGACCATCGACGACGTCCGGACGGGGTTCGACGAAGCCGGTCTATCGGATCGGCTGGTCCCCGCCGAGTCCGGGGTGTGGGCGCTGACCGGCTAA
- a CDS encoding DUF6319 family protein: MTITVDNPTIIDVPEPAVPATDTPVVAEEKPKKRAGRKTKTLELTLTVTGTADGEWHADLKQGSTFLARNLAVAAAAVSRAARELHDDLSGPIDEVIEEARSQQAAKVAALEAELAAAKLALAELD; encoded by the coding sequence GTGACGATCACAGTAGACAATCCGACCATCATCGACGTTCCCGAGCCCGCAGTACCCGCGACGGACACCCCCGTCGTCGCCGAGGAGAAGCCCAAGAAGCGGGCCGGCCGCAAGACCAAAACGCTCGAGCTCACCCTCACGGTCACCGGTACCGCCGACGGCGAATGGCACGCCGACCTCAAGCAGGGCAGTACCTTCCTGGCGCGCAATCTCGCCGTCGCTGCCGCAGCCGTGTCGCGCGCGGCCAGAGAATTGCATGACGACCTGTCCGGCCCCATCGACGAGGTGATCGAAGAGGCGCGTTCGCAGCAGGCTGCCAAGGTGGCCGCGCTGGAGGCTGAGTTGGCCGCCGCCAAGCTGGCGCTGGCCGAGTTGGACTGA
- a CDS encoding P1 family peptidase — translation MRARDLGVVIGEHPTGPNNAITDVPGVRVGHTTLDDGDVHTGVTVVVPHDDIWTEPVFAGAHVLNGSGELTGLEWIRESGELTTAIGLTNTHSVGVVRDALVAEQVRARGDGAYWSLPAVGETYDGFLNDINGFHVTAEHVRAALNGATDGPVAEGNVGGGTGMICHEFKGGIGTASRQRRYTVGVLVQANHGRRERLRINGRAATQPDVPLPAHPPGYQPGSGSIIVIVATDAPLLPHQCRRLAQRSALAVGRLGGTGEQHSGDLMLAFSTGNWGIPPYGMVTDGESLAPEVPVRMVAPHLMDHLFDLTIEATEEAIVNAMVAARTVTGYRGYTVHAIDHAQLTAQFQETA, via the coding sequence ATGCGTGCCAGAGATCTCGGCGTGGTCATCGGGGAACACCCCACCGGACCCAACAACGCCATCACCGACGTGCCCGGCGTCCGCGTCGGCCACACCACCCTCGACGACGGCGACGTACACACTGGTGTCACCGTCGTGGTTCCCCATGACGACATCTGGACCGAACCGGTGTTCGCCGGTGCGCACGTCCTCAACGGCAGCGGTGAACTGACCGGCCTGGAATGGATCCGCGAGTCCGGAGAACTCACCACCGCGATCGGGCTGACCAACACCCACAGCGTCGGCGTGGTGCGCGACGCGCTGGTGGCCGAGCAGGTGCGAGCGCGCGGTGACGGTGCGTACTGGTCACTGCCGGCGGTAGGGGAGACCTATGACGGATTCCTCAACGACATCAACGGCTTTCACGTCACCGCCGAGCACGTGCGGGCTGCGCTGAACGGCGCCACCGACGGCCCGGTGGCCGAAGGCAACGTCGGCGGCGGCACCGGAATGATCTGCCATGAGTTCAAGGGCGGCATCGGCACTGCGTCGCGGCAGCGCCGCTACACCGTCGGGGTGCTGGTGCAGGCCAATCACGGCCGCCGCGAACGACTTCGGATCAACGGCCGCGCCGCCACCCAGCCCGACGTACCCTTGCCGGCGCACCCGCCGGGTTACCAACCCGGTTCGGGCTCCATCATCGTCATCGTCGCCACCGATGCGCCCCTGCTGCCGCACCAGTGTCGTCGGCTGGCGCAGCGATCCGCCCTCGCGGTCGGACGCCTCGGCGGCACCGGTGAGCAGCACAGCGGCGATCTCATGCTGGCCTTCTCCACCGGCAACTGGGGCATCCCGCCCTACGGCATGGTCACCGACGGCGAGTCGCTCGCGCCCGAGGTGCCCGTTCGCATGGTCGCCCCGCACCTGATGGACCACTTGTTCGACCTCACCATCGAGGCCACCGAAGAGGCGATCGTCAACGCCATGGTGGCTGCCCGGACCGTCACCGGCTACCGCGGCTACACCGTGCACGCCATCGACCACGCCCAACTCACCGCTCAATTCCAGGAGACCGCATGA
- a CDS encoding GGDEF domain-containing protein — protein sequence MSADPAPVVPVLPPVEFTDADYLRGMERLLQAVQELSLARSIGDIQLIVRTAARELTGCDGATFVLRDNGKCFYADEDAIAPLWKGSRFPMEICISGWAMFNKAAAVIPDIYLDARIPHEAYRPTFVKSLVMVPIRQLDPVGAIGNYWAHQRQPSAPEVSLLQALADATSIAMENVRVYGELEQRVSERTAELERAYEEIRELSITDELTQLYNRRGFFLLAEPTLEAIRRDHRDCVLGFIDVDGLKQINDARGHAVGDALIADTAHILKSTVRPSDILARLGGDEFCVLITDPYADPTAVRRQLLDAVALFNEAEVRPYELSVSVGLMLVRADDIDDIDGLLNRADELMYLEKKARLSG from the coding sequence ATGAGCGCCGATCCAGCCCCGGTCGTGCCCGTCCTACCCCCAGTTGAGTTCACCGACGCCGATTACCTGCGCGGTATGGAACGCCTGCTGCAGGCAGTCCAAGAGCTTTCGCTGGCGCGCAGCATCGGCGACATCCAGCTCATCGTGCGCACCGCCGCGCGGGAACTGACGGGGTGTGACGGCGCGACGTTCGTCCTGCGCGACAACGGTAAGTGCTTCTATGCCGACGAGGACGCCATCGCTCCCCTGTGGAAGGGCAGCCGCTTCCCGATGGAGATCTGCATCAGCGGCTGGGCGATGTTCAACAAAGCGGCCGCGGTGATTCCCGACATCTACCTCGACGCCCGCATCCCCCACGAGGCCTACCGCCCCACCTTCGTCAAGAGCCTGGTGATGGTTCCGATCCGCCAGCTCGACCCGGTGGGCGCCATCGGCAACTACTGGGCGCACCAACGGCAGCCCTCCGCTCCGGAGGTGTCGCTGCTGCAGGCCCTGGCCGACGCAACGTCCATCGCCATGGAGAACGTCCGTGTCTACGGCGAGCTGGAGCAGCGGGTCAGCGAGCGCACCGCCGAGCTGGAGCGGGCCTACGAAGAAATTCGCGAGCTGTCCATCACCGACGAGCTGACCCAGCTGTACAACCGCCGAGGGTTCTTCCTGTTGGCCGAACCCACGCTGGAAGCCATCCGCCGAGACCACCGCGACTGCGTTCTGGGCTTCATCGACGTCGACGGCCTCAAACAGATCAACGACGCACGAGGCCACGCCGTCGGCGACGCCCTGATCGCCGATACCGCCCACATCCTCAAGTCGACGGTGCGCCCGTCGGACATCCTCGCCCGTCTCGGCGGTGACGAGTTCTGCGTCCTGATCACCGACCCGTACGCCGATCCCACCGCCGTGCGTCGGCAACTGCTGGATGCGGTGGCCCTGTTCAACGAAGCCGAGGTGCGGCCCTACGAGCTCTCGGTCAGCGTGGGTCTGATGCTGGTGCGCGCCGACGACATCGACGACATCGACGGCCTGCTCAACCGGGCTGACGAACTGATGTATCTGGAGAAGAAGGCACGCCTGTCCGGTTGA
- a CDS encoding ABC transporter ATP-binding protein, with product MTPASGGAEVTAQQWGWRHADQQRWAISELDLTIDAGQRVLLLGPSGSGKSTLLHGLAGVLGGAEEGHAAGRLLVDGAPPTAQRSRIGMVLQDPDSQVILSRVGDDVAFGMENFGVPRAEIWPRVEVALQSVGLTLPLQHDTAQLSGGQKQRLALAGVLAMRPGLILLDEPTANLDPAGVLEVRDAVTAAAELTGATVVVVEHRTEVWLPVVDRVIVLSAGGEVIADGPPEQTIEREHTHLVESGIWVPGAPAPAVSRTHTSAEPILSARDLTVGYRTDLLTLDLDITPGRVLAVTGPNGSGKSTLALTLGGLLPPRGGAVEAAVDFAPTPKRRNPIRWRSRELLTRITSVFQDPEHQFLAPTVRDEVALGPRALKMPEAEIDARSTDLLERLRLTGVADRSPYTLSGGEKRRLSVATVLMTRPGLVVLDEPTFGQDRRTWAELILLLAEIANEGTAVVTITHDAEFVDLLADERIDV from the coding sequence GTGACGCCGGCTTCGGGCGGAGCCGAAGTCACAGCACAGCAGTGGGGTTGGCGTCATGCTGACCAACAGCGTTGGGCCATCAGCGAACTCGATCTGACCATCGATGCCGGTCAGCGGGTGCTGCTGCTCGGCCCCTCCGGGTCGGGCAAGTCGACCCTGCTGCACGGCCTGGCCGGTGTGCTGGGCGGCGCCGAGGAAGGCCATGCCGCCGGCCGGCTACTGGTCGACGGAGCGCCACCCACCGCGCAACGCTCCCGCATCGGGATGGTGTTGCAGGACCCGGACTCTCAGGTGATCCTGTCCCGCGTCGGCGACGACGTCGCATTCGGCATGGAGAATTTCGGTGTTCCCCGCGCCGAGATCTGGCCGCGGGTCGAAGTCGCGCTGCAGTCGGTGGGGTTGACGCTGCCACTGCAGCACGACACGGCGCAGCTCTCGGGCGGGCAGAAGCAACGCCTGGCCCTGGCCGGTGTGCTGGCGATGCGGCCCGGGCTGATCCTGCTCGATGAGCCCACCGCCAACCTTGATCCCGCCGGGGTGCTGGAAGTCCGCGACGCGGTGACGGCGGCGGCTGAGCTGACCGGGGCCACCGTCGTGGTGGTGGAGCACCGCACCGAGGTCTGGTTGCCGGTGGTGGACCGGGTGATCGTGCTCAGCGCCGGGGGAGAGGTGATCGCCGACGGACCGCCCGAGCAGACCATCGAACGGGAGCACACCCACCTGGTGGAGTCCGGCATCTGGGTGCCGGGCGCACCGGCTCCCGCAGTGTCCCGCACGCACACCAGCGCCGAACCCATTCTGTCGGCGCGGGATCTGACCGTCGGCTACCGCACCGACCTGCTGACCCTGGATCTGGACATCACCCCCGGTCGGGTGCTGGCGGTGACGGGCCCGAACGGCTCCGGCAAGTCGACGTTGGCCCTGACGCTGGGTGGGTTGTTGCCGCCGCGAGGGGGTGCGGTGGAGGCTGCGGTGGACTTCGCGCCGACACCCAAGCGTCGCAACCCCATTCGCTGGCGGTCCCGGGAACTGCTCACCCGGATCACCAGCGTCTTCCAGGACCCCGAGCACCAGTTCCTGGCGCCGACGGTGCGCGACGAGGTGGCCCTCGGCCCGCGGGCGCTGAAAATGCCCGAGGCCGAGATCGACGCGCGCAGCACCGATCTGCTGGAGCGGCTGCGGCTGACGGGGGTGGCTGACCGCAGCCCCTACACCCTTTCCGGCGGTGAGAAGCGCCGGTTGTCGGTGGCCACGGTGCTGATGACGCGCCCTGGCCTGGTGGTGCTGGATGAGCCGACCTTCGGCCAGGACCGCCGCACCTGGGCCGAGCTGATCCTGCTGCTGGCCGAGATCGCCAACGAGGGCACCGCGGTGGTGACAATCACCCACGACGCCGAATTCGTGGACCTGCTGGCCGATGAGCGCATCGATGTCTAG
- a CDS encoding energy-coupling factor transporter transmembrane component T family protein, translating into MSSAVNPVARLMAAGVIAVALVLSVDWVSALTALVLEIPLFLAMRVPLRAFLIRAALITVAAALTAVTNLLYGEPRGTVHWQFLLITVSDGSIELAAAMFLRVLAIALPSVFLFLDVQPTELADGLGQILKLPARFVIGALAGLRMVGLLRQDWQYLGYARRARGVADHARVRRFLGQAFALLVFALRRGSKLATAMEARGFGAYPTRTWARPSRFGRAEWAIIGYGLVIGAGSIAVAVLAGTWDFVGT; encoded by the coding sequence ATGTCTAGCGCCGTCAATCCCGTCGCCCGGCTGATGGCCGCCGGGGTGATCGCGGTGGCGCTGGTGCTAAGCGTGGACTGGGTGTCGGCGCTGACGGCGTTGGTGTTGGAGATCCCGCTGTTCCTGGCGATGCGGGTGCCGTTGCGGGCGTTCCTCATTCGCGCCGCTTTGATCACCGTGGCAGCGGCGCTCACCGCGGTGACCAACCTGCTCTACGGCGAGCCACGCGGGACCGTGCACTGGCAGTTCCTGCTGATCACCGTCAGCGACGGCTCGATCGAACTGGCCGCGGCGATGTTCCTGCGGGTGCTGGCGATCGCGCTTCCCTCGGTGTTCCTGTTCCTCGACGTCCAGCCCACCGAGTTGGCCGACGGGTTGGGTCAGATCCTGAAACTCCCGGCCCGCTTTGTCATCGGCGCGCTGGCCGGGCTGCGCATGGTCGGGCTGCTGCGCCAGGACTGGCAATACCTCGGGTACGCGCGGCGGGCCCGCGGCGTGGCCGACCACGCCCGGGTGCGGCGCTTCCTCGGGCAGGCATTCGCACTGCTGGTCTTCGCGCTGCGGCGCGGATCCAAGCTGGCCACCGCCATGGAAGCCCGCGGTTTCGGCGCCTACCCCACCCGCACCTGGGCCAGGCCGTCACGCTTCGGCCGCGCGGAGTGGGCGATCATCGGCTACGGACTGGTGATCGGCGCCGGCTCCATTGCCGTGGCCGTGCTCGCCGGCACCTGGGACTTCGTCGGCACCTGA
- a CDS encoding STAS domain-containing protein produces MFSNPDPPIDLSHCVIEDHWFGQTVVVTCRGVLDMLTAPVLERHLVETVEGHPSAVVIDLTGVDFLASHGMSVLIASYDRVSDRLPLCVVADGPISRPLKLVGFDELMPMYARLDQALQQVQSDTRQAFA; encoded by the coding sequence ATGTTTTCGAACCCAGACCCCCCTATCGATCTCAGTCACTGCGTCATCGAGGACCACTGGTTCGGCCAAACAGTGGTCGTCACCTGTCGAGGTGTGCTCGACATGCTCACCGCACCCGTGCTGGAACGGCACCTCGTCGAGACGGTCGAGGGGCATCCATCAGCGGTGGTCATCGACCTGACCGGCGTGGATTTCCTGGCCTCCCACGGCATGAGTGTGTTGATTGCCAGCTACGACCGGGTGTCCGACCGCCTTCCCTTGTGTGTGGTGGCGGACGGACCGATCAGCCGGCCGCTGAAACTCGTGGGCTTCGACGAACTCATGCCGATGTACGCCCGGCTGGATCAGGCGCTGCAGCAGGTGCAGTCCGACACCCGGCAGGCGTTCGCCTGA